One window of Streptomyces sp. SUK 48 genomic DNA carries:
- a CDS encoding MarR family transcriptional regulator gives MADTAGVTEPTLEEQIAAYQREFQDLDPQVEKIVSALSRLNRRMNVAYGRQTAALGISNAEWEVLKALVLSGAPYRLGPSDLAKRLGLTPAAMTHRIDRMVTEGLVTRERDEANRVRVIIELTTEGREKWLEAMRLATVFEEDLLQDLTAAERSVLGEVLTTLLRRVEHAQPDAGGRLSDLD, from the coding sequence ATGGCCGACACCGCCGGCGTCACTGAGCCGACCCTCGAAGAGCAGATCGCCGCCTACCAGCGCGAGTTCCAGGACCTCGACCCGCAGGTCGAGAAGATCGTGTCGGCCCTGTCCCGGCTCAACCGCCGGATGAACGTCGCGTACGGCCGCCAGACCGCCGCCCTCGGCATCAGCAACGCCGAGTGGGAGGTGCTCAAGGCGCTGGTCCTCTCCGGCGCCCCGTACCGCCTGGGCCCCAGCGACCTCGCCAAGCGCCTCGGCCTCACCCCGGCCGCCATGACCCACCGGATCGACCGGATGGTCACCGAGGGGCTGGTCACCCGGGAGCGCGACGAGGCCAACCGGGTGCGGGTCATCATCGAGCTGACCACCGAGGGCCGGGAGAAGTGGCTGGAGGCGATGCGCCTCGCGACCGTCTTCGAGGAGGACCTGCTCCAGGACCTCACTGCCGCCGAGCGCTCGGTCCTCGGCGAAGTGCTCACCACGCTTCTGCGCAGGGTGGAGCACGCGCAGCCGGACGCCGGCGGCCGGCTCAGCGACCTCGACTGA
- a CDS encoding NAD(P)/FAD-dependent oxidoreductase: MVKERARILVVGGGYVGMYTALRLQRKLKAELRRGEIEITVVTPDPYMTYQPFLPEAAAGSISPRHVVVPLRRVLDQCHVVVGEATAVDHDARTATVTTLATADAGRTERFGYDELVLAPGSVARALPIPGLAEYGIGFKTVEEAIGLRNHVIEQMDIASSTRDPAIRDAALTFVFVGGGYAGVEALGELEDMARYATRYYHNVRAEDMRWILVEASDRILPEVGADMGRYTVTQLRRRNIQVLLGTRLESCADRIAVLSDGQRFPTRTVVWTAGVKPHPLLAATGLPLTDRGKLRCTAQLTVEGIGHAWGAGDAAAVPDVTAAGPGALTAPNAQHAVRQARVLGDNLVHTLRGEPLDTYEHAYAGSVASLGLHKGVAQVYGRRLKGYPAWFMHRVYHLSRVPTVNRKARVLAEWILSGLFKREIVSLGSLEHPRAEFELAARGKHPHDPKGSS; this comes from the coding sequence ATGGTGAAGGAACGTGCGCGCATTCTGGTTGTCGGCGGCGGCTACGTCGGGATGTACACGGCCCTGCGCCTCCAGCGGAAGCTGAAGGCCGAGCTCAGGCGCGGTGAGATCGAGATCACCGTCGTCACACCCGACCCCTATATGACGTACCAGCCCTTCCTGCCCGAGGCCGCCGCGGGCTCGATCTCGCCGCGCCATGTCGTCGTGCCGCTGCGCCGGGTCCTCGACCAGTGCCATGTCGTCGTCGGCGAGGCGACCGCCGTCGACCACGACGCGCGCACCGCCACCGTCACCACCCTCGCCACCGCCGACGCGGGCCGCACCGAACGGTTCGGCTACGACGAACTGGTGCTCGCCCCCGGCTCCGTCGCCCGCGCCCTGCCCATCCCCGGCCTCGCCGAGTACGGCATCGGCTTCAAGACCGTCGAGGAGGCCATCGGGCTGCGCAACCACGTCATCGAGCAGATGGACATCGCCTCCTCCACCCGCGACCCCGCGATCCGCGACGCCGCCCTCACCTTCGTCTTCGTCGGCGGCGGCTACGCGGGCGTCGAGGCCCTCGGCGAACTGGAGGACATGGCCCGCTACGCCACCCGCTACTACCACAACGTCCGCGCCGAGGACATGAGATGGATCCTCGTCGAGGCGAGCGACCGCATCCTGCCCGAGGTCGGCGCCGACATGGGCCGCTACACCGTCACCCAGCTGCGCCGCCGCAACATCCAGGTACTGCTCGGCACCCGCCTGGAATCCTGCGCCGACCGGATTGCCGTGCTCAGCGACGGCCAGCGCTTCCCGACCCGTACGGTCGTATGGACCGCCGGCGTGAAGCCGCACCCGCTGCTCGCCGCCACCGGCCTGCCGCTCACCGACCGCGGCAAGCTGCGGTGCACCGCCCAGCTGACCGTCGAGGGAATCGGGCACGCCTGGGGCGCGGGCGACGCCGCCGCCGTACCGGACGTCACCGCCGCCGGACCCGGCGCCCTCACCGCGCCCAACGCCCAGCACGCCGTACGCCAGGCCAGGGTCCTCGGTGACAACCTTGTCCACACCCTGCGCGGCGAGCCCCTGGACACCTACGAGCACGCCTACGCGGGCTCCGTCGCCTCCCTCGGTCTGCACAAGGGCGTCGCGCAGGTCTACGGACGGCGGCTGAAGGGCTACCCTGCCTGGTTCATGCACCGCGTCTACCACCTGAGCAGGGTGCCCACCGTCAACCGCAAGGCCCGCGTGCTCGCCGAATGGATTCTCTCCGGACTCTTCAAACGGGAGATCGTCTCGCTCGGTTCACTCGAACACCCGCGCGCGGAGTTCGAACTCGCGGCCAGGGGAAAGCATCCTCACGACCCGAAGGGGTCCTCCTGA
- a CDS encoding MFS transporter produces MRRIHVGNALSAFGLGFTVPYLYVYVAQVRGLGAMTAGLVLAVFAVAALIVLPFAGRAIVRRGPLPVLLAALVTAALGALSLGLAGSAWSVLLAASALGAGQAVMQPALATMIVDCSSADTRSRAFAMQFFLQNLGLGVGGLIGGHLVDTTRVSSFTLLFAIEAAMFLLLVAVMATVRMPHSPRLEDAPASAKGSWKRLLGNRAMVQLCVLGFVLFFACYGQFESGLSAYGVEAAGISTSTLGTALAANTLMIVVAQFAVLRFVERARRTRVIALVGLIWAVAWVAAGYAGLGHGSQEMATAAFVSTYALFGLGEAMLSPTVAPLVADLAPEGLAGQYNSAFALVKQLALAVGPAVGGPLGASLHAPYIVTFVLFSLGITYLALRLGRQLTAVQDQPWSVRASRVVSRGGATAETVPAEA; encoded by the coding sequence ATGCGCCGGATCCACGTGGGCAACGCACTCAGCGCATTCGGGCTCGGCTTCACAGTCCCGTATCTGTACGTCTATGTGGCGCAGGTGCGGGGTCTGGGAGCCATGACGGCGGGACTGGTGCTCGCCGTCTTCGCCGTGGCCGCGTTGATCGTGCTGCCGTTCGCCGGCCGGGCGATCGTGCGGCGCGGCCCGTTGCCGGTCCTGCTCGCCGCCCTGGTCACCGCCGCGCTCGGGGCGCTGAGCCTGGGGCTCGCGGGCAGCGCGTGGTCCGTACTGCTCGCCGCCTCGGCGCTCGGTGCCGGCCAGGCCGTGATGCAGCCGGCGCTGGCCACGATGATCGTGGACTGCTCCAGCGCCGACACCCGCTCGCGGGCCTTCGCGATGCAGTTCTTCCTGCAGAACCTGGGCCTCGGCGTCGGCGGCCTCATCGGCGGTCACCTGGTCGACACCACGCGCGTCTCCTCGTTCACCCTGCTGTTCGCGATCGAGGCGGCGATGTTCCTGCTGCTGGTCGCGGTGATGGCGACCGTGCGGATGCCGCACTCCCCCCGTCTGGAGGACGCGCCCGCGTCCGCGAAGGGCAGCTGGAAGCGGCTGCTCGGCAACCGGGCGATGGTGCAGCTGTGCGTGCTGGGCTTCGTGCTGTTCTTCGCCTGCTACGGGCAGTTCGAGTCGGGTCTGAGCGCCTACGGCGTGGAGGCCGCCGGGATATCCACCTCCACGCTGGGTACGGCCCTGGCCGCGAACACGCTGATGATCGTGGTCGCCCAGTTCGCCGTGCTGCGGTTCGTGGAGCGCGCCCGGCGTACCCGGGTGATCGCCCTGGTGGGTCTCATCTGGGCGGTGGCCTGGGTGGCCGCGGGTTACGCGGGGCTCGGGCACGGCAGCCAGGAGATGGCGACGGCCGCGTTCGTGTCGACGTACGCGCTGTTCGGTCTCGGCGAGGCGATGCTGTCCCCGACGGTGGCCCCGCTGGTCGCCGACCTGGCGCCGGAGGGTCTCGCCGGTCAGTACAACTCGGCGTTCGCGCTGGTCAAGCAGCTCGCGCTGGCCGTCGGTCCGGCGGTGGGCGGCCCCCTCGGGGCGTCGCTGCACGCGCCGTACATCGTGACCTTCGTCCTGTTCTCGCTGGGCATCACCTATCTGGCGCTGCGGCTCGGGCGGCAGCTCACGGCGGTGCAGGACCAGCCGTGGTCGGTGCGGGCGAGCCGGGTGGTCAGCCGGGGCGGGGCGACCGCGGAGACGGTGCCCGCGGAGGCGTGA
- a CDS encoding ATP-binding protein, with translation MRDPLSVLTEAFTSFLFGKVETTRLPVRTSTGQAQAVYLPTAAPGLGDSGVIIGREVYSGKGYIYDPFQLYGQQLPAPHWLVLGESGNGKSALEKTYVLRQLRFRDRQVVVLDAQGEDGVGEWNLIAEELGITPIRLDPTAALDHGIRLNPLDPAITTTGQLALLRTIIEVALGHGLDERSGFALKVAHSYVNETIVNRQPVLTDIVEQLRHPEPESAEAMNVALDDVRAWGLDVALVLDRLVDGDLRGMFDGPTTVGIDLDAPLIVFDLSHIDRNSIAMPILMAIVGVWLEHTWIRPDRKKRIFLVEEAWHIINSPFVAQLFQRLLKFGRRLGLSFVAVVHHLSDVVDGAAAKEAAAILKMASTRTIYAQKADEARATGRVLGLPRWAVEIIPTLTPGIAVWDVNGNVQVVKHLITESERPLVFTDRAMTESSSDHAPDDVLRAAELEAEQRAAAFVEQHLGDSESTVA, from the coding sequence ATGCGGGATCCGCTGTCCGTCCTCACCGAGGCGTTCACCTCCTTCCTCTTCGGGAAGGTCGAGACGACCCGGCTGCCGGTGCGCACCTCCACGGGCCAGGCCCAGGCGGTCTACCTGCCCACGGCCGCGCCCGGCCTCGGGGACTCCGGCGTCATCATCGGCCGCGAGGTCTACTCCGGGAAGGGCTACATCTACGACCCCTTCCAGCTCTACGGCCAGCAGCTGCCGGCCCCGCACTGGCTGGTCCTCGGCGAGTCCGGCAACGGCAAGTCGGCGCTGGAGAAGACGTACGTCCTGCGCCAGCTGCGCTTCCGCGACCGCCAGGTCGTCGTCCTGGACGCCCAGGGCGAGGACGGGGTCGGCGAGTGGAACCTCATCGCCGAGGAGCTGGGGATAACGCCGATCCGGCTGGACCCCACGGCCGCCCTGGACCACGGCATCCGCCTCAACCCGCTGGACCCGGCGATCACCACCACCGGCCAGCTGGCGCTGCTGCGCACCATCATCGAGGTGGCGCTGGGCCACGGCCTGGACGAGCGCTCCGGCTTCGCCCTCAAGGTCGCCCACTCCTATGTCAACGAGACCATCGTGAACCGCCAGCCGGTCCTCACCGACATCGTGGAGCAGCTACGGCACCCCGAGCCGGAGTCGGCCGAGGCGATGAACGTCGCCCTGGACGACGTACGGGCGTGGGGCCTGGACGTCGCCCTGGTCCTGGACCGGCTGGTCGACGGTGACCTGCGCGGCATGTTCGACGGCCCGACCACGGTCGGCATCGACCTCGACGCCCCGCTGATCGTCTTCGACCTCTCGCACATCGACCGCAACTCCATCGCCATGCCCATCCTGATGGCGATCGTCGGCGTGTGGCTGGAGCACACCTGGATCCGGCCCGACCGCAAGAAGCGCATCTTCCTGGTCGAAGAGGCGTGGCACATCATCAACAGCCCCTTCGTGGCGCAGCTGTTCCAGCGCCTGCTGAAGTTCGGCCGGCGTCTCGGCCTGTCCTTCGTCGCGGTCGTCCACCATCTGTCCGACGTGGTGGACGGCGCGGCCGCGAAGGAGGCGGCGGCGATCCTGAAGATGGCCTCGACCAGGACGATCTACGCCCAGAAGGCCGACGAGGCACGGGCCACCGGCCGCGTCCTCGGCCTGCCACGCTGGGCGGTCGAGATCATCCCGACGCTGACCCCGGGCATCGCGGTCTGGGACGTCAACGGCAATGTCCAGGTGGTCAAACACCTCATCACCGAGTCCGAACGCCCGCTGGTCTTCACCGACCGCGCGATGACCGAGTCCTCCAGCGACCACGCGCCGGACGACGTCCTGCGCGCCGCGGAACTGGAGGCGGAGCAGCGGGCCGCGGCCTTCGTGGAACAGCACCTCGGCGACTCCGAGTCGACGGTGGCGTAG
- a CDS encoding cysteine hydrolase family protein, producing the protein MTTLQERPHTAVLVIDVQNGVVAGAPVLDDVLANINTLVDRARSADVPVVWVQHQDEDLVPGTEDWEYVAGLKRLDTEPLVAKSYPDSFEDTALESVLAEHGVGRLLVTGAQTDCCVRSTLHGALVRGYDTVLVADAHTTEDLTAYGAPSPEQVIAHTNLYWSNQSAPGREAGTVKTADVTF; encoded by the coding sequence ATGACCACTCTTCAGGAACGACCGCACACCGCCGTGCTCGTCATCGACGTCCAGAACGGGGTGGTCGCCGGCGCGCCCGTTCTGGACGATGTCCTCGCGAACATCAACACCCTGGTCGACAGGGCCCGCTCGGCGGACGTCCCGGTGGTGTGGGTGCAGCACCAGGACGAGGACCTGGTGCCGGGCACGGAGGACTGGGAGTACGTCGCCGGGCTGAAGCGCCTCGACACCGAGCCCCTGGTCGCCAAGAGCTACCCGGACTCCTTCGAGGACACCGCCCTCGAGTCCGTGCTCGCCGAACACGGAGTGGGCCGGCTGCTGGTGACGGGCGCGCAGACAGACTGCTGTGTCCGCTCCACCCTGCACGGAGCCCTGGTCCGCGGGTACGACACGGTGCTGGTCGCCGATGCCCACACCACGGAGGACCTCACGGCGTACGGCGCTCCGTCCCCGGAGCAGGTGATCGCGCACACCAATCTGTACTGGAGCAACCAGTCCGCGCCGGGCCGCGAGGCCGGAACGGTGAAGACGGCCGACGTGACGTTCTGA
- a CDS encoding GNAT family N-acetyltransferase, translating to MTRLTSEDYVVRAIRPAEWEKVRGLRLDALRDPAAPLAFLEGYEEAAARADLFWQDRAAGSGEGSATARQFIAELPDGSWAGSLTVLIEEAGTEDWAGFPVERRQGHVVGVYVRPEHRGNGLIKAMFDAGVAWAWGRGAERVRLLVHEDNERAQGAYRKAGFGPSGVRVPFVKDATQNELEFVRDR from the coding sequence ATGACCAGGTTGACCAGCGAGGACTACGTCGTACGCGCCATACGCCCCGCGGAGTGGGAGAAGGTGAGGGGCCTGCGGCTGGACGCGCTGCGGGATCCGGCCGCGCCGCTCGCCTTCCTGGAGGGGTACGAGGAGGCGGCCGCGAGGGCCGACCTCTTCTGGCAGGACCGGGCGGCCGGTTCGGGCGAGGGATCGGCGACGGCACGGCAGTTCATCGCCGAGCTGCCCGACGGGTCATGGGCCGGTTCGCTGACCGTGCTGATCGAGGAGGCCGGCACCGAGGACTGGGCCGGGTTCCCGGTGGAACGCCGGCAGGGGCATGTCGTCGGGGTGTATGTGCGCCCGGAGCACCGGGGGAACGGGCTGATCAAGGCCATGTTCGACGCGGGTGTGGCCTGGGCGTGGGGCCGCGGCGCCGAGCGGGTGCGGCTGCTGGTGCACGAGGACAACGAGCGGGCGCAGGGCGCCTATCGCAAGGCGGGGTTCGGCCCGAGCGGGGTGCGGGTGCCGTTCGTGAAGGACGCGACGCAGAACGAGCTGGAGTTCGTACGGGACCGCTGA
- a CDS encoding methyltransferase domain-containing protein — translation MTGRHRGTEGPEAYDTHSAPIMRPFVAALLDAVDLRPGDTVLDLACGTGFAARAAAVRVGPAGRVRGADIDEGMVRVARARGPETDFTAAPADCLPYEDAGFDAVVCQQGAQFFPDLTATLTEAARVTRPGGRFAATVWAPLDRQPYFLAQERALRRYAPGALRYFTRAFVRTADQLTASLRAAGYDAVTHREITSDIALPPLDAYAHDHLAALWGGLLRAAGGEAAVLGAARLVRGELAPRTAPDGTAVLPFTVRLVTAIR, via the coding sequence ATGACAGGCAGACACCGCGGCACCGAGGGCCCCGAGGCGTACGACACCCACAGCGCGCCGATCATGCGGCCCTTCGTGGCCGCGCTGCTGGACGCCGTGGATCTCCGCCCCGGTGACACGGTGCTCGACCTCGCCTGCGGCACCGGGTTCGCCGCCCGCGCGGCGGCCGTCCGGGTCGGCCCGGCGGGCCGGGTCCGCGGCGCCGACATCGACGAGGGCATGGTCCGGGTCGCGCGGGCCCGCGGTCCGGAGACCGACTTCACCGCGGCCCCCGCCGACTGCCTCCCGTACGAGGACGCCGGCTTCGACGCGGTCGTCTGCCAGCAGGGCGCCCAGTTCTTCCCCGACCTGACGGCCACCCTCACCGAGGCGGCCCGGGTCACCCGCCCCGGCGGGCGCTTCGCCGCCACCGTCTGGGCCCCGCTCGACCGCCAGCCCTACTTCCTCGCCCAGGAGCGCGCGCTCCGGCGGTACGCCCCGGGCGCGCTCCGTTACTTCACCCGCGCCTTCGTCAGGACGGCCGACCAGCTCACGGCCTCCCTCCGGGCGGCGGGCTACGACGCCGTCACCCACCGCGAGATCACGTCCGACATCGCGCTCCCGCCACTGGACGCGTACGCCCACGACCATCTGGCGGCTCTGTGGGGCGGGCTGCTCAGGGCGGCGGGCGGAGAGGCGGCCGTCCTGGGCGCCGCCCGGCTGGTCCGCGGCGAGCTGGCACCGCGCACGGCGCCCGACGGCACGGCGGTCCTCCCCTTCACCGTGCGGCTGGTGACGGCGATCCGCTGA
- a CDS encoding type IV secretory system conjugative DNA transfer family protein, translated as MAPDARAPREDRRAQERQGHGGIPDGLLLGLLAFLLGITVLVWTATGLAALFAHGAWPGGVTFPHTPMAMRHLLGRPHDLAGAWPDAPASGLSGWGLFWGLFIAELMVLLVAIVFVLGTVARWRAGRARARAAAAAPVPEPAPLLTPEPVAAVAAPVEAPQRYDVPVQRHEMPLPPAAVEQAPAEPVLTQLPAEGRPRAGREKIVIAPPDIRRTAAAGAVRDAVGPALVVTSDPALWAETKDARAKLGPTHLYDPAHRCDTPARLHWSPTAGCADKQTALQRATALLAPVRPTARIDQAVVDTATTLLRSCLHAAALENRTVRHVHRWSQGIQVQDAVRTLRTHPKAAPGAAGELEAALTAHPERRDIAQELTGRALAALSTVNIREACTPNRTDALALDSFADEGGTLYVVGESIEDPRSTPGAMPLLTALVSSVVEHGRHMAARSSSGRLDPPLTLVLDDIAAVAPFPQLPDLLATGDEQGLPTFALFRSREQARARWPHQELPGLPGLPV; from the coding sequence GTGGCACCGGACGCTCGCGCACCCCGGGAGGACCGGCGGGCGCAGGAGAGACAGGGACACGGCGGCATCCCCGACGGGCTGCTGCTCGGCCTCCTCGCCTTCCTGCTCGGCATCACCGTGCTGGTGTGGACGGCGACGGGCCTGGCGGCCCTCTTCGCCCACGGCGCCTGGCCCGGGGGCGTCACCTTCCCGCACACCCCCATGGCCATGCGCCATCTGCTCGGCCGGCCCCACGACCTCGCCGGCGCCTGGCCGGACGCCCCCGCCTCGGGGCTGTCCGGGTGGGGCCTGTTCTGGGGGCTGTTCATCGCCGAGCTGATGGTGCTGCTCGTCGCCATCGTGTTCGTGCTGGGCACGGTGGCGCGCTGGCGGGCCGGCCGGGCCCGGGCGCGGGCCGCCGCCGCGGCACCCGTACCGGAACCGGCGCCCCTGCTCACGCCCGAGCCGGTCGCGGCGGTCGCGGCGCCCGTGGAGGCACCGCAGCGGTACGACGTCCCGGTGCAGCGGCACGAGATGCCGCTGCCGCCGGCCGCGGTCGAACAGGCGCCCGCCGAGCCCGTGTTGACCCAACTCCCCGCGGAGGGACGACCGCGGGCCGGGCGGGAGAAGATCGTCATCGCACCGCCGGACATCCGCCGTACGGCCGCCGCAGGGGCCGTACGGGACGCGGTGGGGCCCGCCCTCGTCGTCACCTCGGACCCGGCCCTGTGGGCGGAGACCAAGGACGCCAGGGCCAAGCTGGGCCCCACCCATCTCTACGACCCGGCCCACCGCTGCGACACCCCGGCCCGCCTGCACTGGTCCCCCACGGCCGGCTGCGCGGACAAGCAGACGGCGCTCCAGCGGGCGACCGCGCTCCTCGCCCCCGTGCGCCCCACCGCGCGCATCGACCAGGCCGTGGTGGACACCGCGACCACCCTCCTGCGCAGCTGTCTGCACGCCGCCGCGCTGGAGAACCGCACCGTCCGGCACGTCCACCGCTGGTCCCAGGGCATCCAGGTGCAGGACGCCGTACGCACCCTGCGCACCCATCCCAAGGCCGCCCCGGGAGCCGCCGGCGAGCTGGAGGCCGCCCTCACCGCGCATCCCGAACGCCGGGACATCGCACAGGAGTTGACCGGCAGGGCGCTCGCCGCGCTCTCCACGGTCAACATCCGCGAGGCATGCACCCCGAACCGAACTGATGCGCTCGCCCTGGATTCCTTCGCCGACGAAGGGGGCACGCTGTACGTAGTCGGTGAATCCATCGAGGACCCGAGGAGCACGCCCGGCGCGATGCCCCTCCTGACGGCCCTCGTCTCCAGCGTGGTCGAGCACGGCCGGCACATGGCCGCACGGTCATCCTCCGGTCGGCTCGACCCACCACTGACGCTGGTCCTGGACGACATCGCCGCCGTCGCCCCCTTCCCCCAGCTCCCGGATCTGCTGGCTACCGGGGACGAGCAGGGCCTGCCGACGTTCGCTCTGTTCCGCTCGCGCGAACAGGCCCGCGCCCGCTGGCCGCACCAGGAACTGCCGGGCCTGCCCGGACTCCCGGTCTAG
- a CDS encoding SpoIIE family protein phosphatase, with product MNFTRWSARLPGTQRRAAARTETAVPMDRRGEGSVPAARAGGPADGTGPVPAVDELPARDVLDRVPALVALVHGPDHRLAYVNEAYTTAFGARRTGDPAHEALPELAGLGLLPLLDQVLRSGRPRTLKSRRAADGRSYTFTCTPVTAAGKGGEDGEDGEGTVLVFATDVTDHAEAAERLRASERRQRETAVTLQRSLLPQDLEEPDDLRIAATYQPGGTEAAVGGDWYDVITLGGGRTALVIGDVMGRGVRAAAVMGQLRTAVRAYARLDLPPHEVLQLLDGLATEIDPHQIATCAYAVHDPNEGRLVYASAGHLPILVRDEHGTVSRADEPTGPPLGTGGWMHTSGSIALLPGSTAVLYTDGLVERRDEDLDEGIAALERALAGATGSPQVVCDRLVRSAGVTADHDDDVAVLVLQHPARTGPEGELFRNAALELLGGVEAAPRARAFASGVLTSWRFPTELHDLGVLATSELVANSLQHGTPPMRLRLRRTDRRLIVEVTDGDDHLPRRRRAEPADESGRGIAIVATIASTWGCRRAPGGGKAVWCEFLLPRPRP from the coding sequence GTGAACTTCACGCGCTGGAGCGCCCGGCTCCCCGGAACGCAGCGCCGCGCCGCCGCGCGGACCGAGACCGCGGTACCCATGGACCGGCGAGGGGAGGGCTCCGTGCCCGCGGCCCGCGCCGGGGGCCCCGCCGACGGGACCGGCCCGGTCCCCGCCGTCGACGAACTGCCCGCCCGCGACGTCCTCGACCGGGTCCCGGCCCTCGTCGCCCTCGTGCACGGCCCCGACCACCGCCTCGCCTACGTCAACGAGGCGTACACGACGGCCTTCGGCGCCCGCCGGACCGGCGACCCCGCCCACGAGGCGCTGCCCGAACTCGCCGGACTGGGCCTGCTCCCGCTGCTCGACCAGGTGCTGCGCAGCGGCCGCCCGCGCACCCTGAAGTCCCGCCGCGCGGCCGACGGCCGCTCCTACACGTTCACCTGCACCCCCGTCACCGCGGCCGGCAAGGGCGGCGAGGACGGCGAGGACGGCGAGGGCACAGTCCTCGTCTTCGCCACCGACGTCACCGATCACGCGGAGGCCGCCGAACGGCTGCGCGCCAGCGAACGCCGCCAGCGCGAGACCGCCGTCACCCTCCAGCGCTCCCTGCTCCCGCAGGACCTGGAGGAACCCGACGACCTGCGCATCGCCGCCACCTACCAGCCCGGCGGCACCGAGGCCGCGGTCGGCGGCGACTGGTACGACGTGATCACCCTCGGCGGCGGCCGCACCGCGCTCGTCATCGGCGACGTCATGGGCCGGGGCGTGCGCGCCGCCGCGGTCATGGGCCAGCTGCGCACCGCCGTCCGCGCCTACGCCCGCCTCGACCTGCCCCCGCACGAGGTGCTCCAGCTCCTCGACGGGCTCGCCACCGAGATCGACCCCCACCAGATCGCCACCTGCGCCTACGCCGTCCACGACCCGAACGAGGGGCGGCTGGTGTACGCCTCCGCCGGGCACCTGCCCATCCTGGTCCGCGACGAGCACGGCACGGTCTCGCGCGCCGACGAACCCACCGGCCCGCCGCTCGGCACCGGCGGCTGGATGCACACCTCCGGCTCGATCGCGCTGCTCCCCGGCTCCACCGCGGTCCTCTACACCGACGGCCTGGTGGAGCGCCGCGACGAAGACCTGGACGAGGGCATCGCCGCCCTGGAACGCGCCCTGGCCGGTGCCACCGGCTCCCCCCAGGTCGTCTGCGACCGCCTGGTCCGCTCGGCCGGCGTCACCGCCGACCACGACGACGACGTGGCCGTCCTCGTCCTCCAGCACCCGGCCCGCACCGGCCCCGAGGGCGAGCTGTTCCGCAACGCGGCCCTCGAACTCCTCGGCGGCGTCGAGGCCGCCCCGCGCGCCCGCGCCTTCGCCTCCGGCGTCCTCACCAGCTGGCGCTTCCCCACCGAACTGCACGACCTGGGGGTCCTCGCCACCAGCGAACTCGTCGCCAACAGCCTCCAGCACGGCACCCCGCCCATGCGCCTGCGGCTGCGCCGCACCGACCGCCGCCTCATCGTGGAGGTCACCGACGGCGACGACCACCTCCCCCGGCGCCGCCGCGCCGAACCGGCCGACGAGTCGGGCCGGGGCATCGCCATCGTCGCCACCATCGCCTCCACCTGGGGCTGCCGCCGCGCCCCGGGCGGCGGAAAGGCGGTCTGGTGCGAGTTCCTGCTGCCGAGACCGAGACCCTGA